A single region of the Xenopus laevis strain J_2021 chromosome 4L, Xenopus_laevis_v10.1, whole genome shotgun sequence genome encodes:
- the wasll.L gene encoding neural Wiskott-Aldrich syndrome protein isoform X2 has protein sequence MSLFNVLGSIFQVPESRTQNVSIYYSPKESFKGRSLRRKLSKSDIGSPSDFKHLAHVGWPSGTSLDARTDADLKRLFSLAGIKEEHLKDREMSPQNDMPEPRFRWRSLSSTNLTPSKRQNSFPVASPHAAKIPITTLPSSPFSYISSLRRVPTALPSSPPFPSLNLIPSPPTLLDDFSSVPPPAQSNKFSPPRSIKTKPSLTDSSIRPAIPPRPPTLPSTKDSTLVPLSLPPLPMSVYKSSSELSFLCQPQSQASCQHTNMQHGSVPLPPPPPPLPPLLKKPSPETVCPTFPSYPAKDLHKSPLKCRMQTEKIHWEMPQREPSLFLEQIRQGVQLKSISQPSKMESSQNCTIVSALMAVIQKRHKALHGSDDETDEDDWED, from the exons ATGTCTCTGTTTAATGTGCTGG GTTCTATATTCCAGGTGCCAGAGAGTCGAACGCAGAATGTCTCCATTTATTATTCTCCAAAAGAAAGCTTCAAGGGAAGGTCCctgaggagaaaactgagcaagTCTGATATTGGTTCTCCCAGCGATTTCAA ACACCTGGCCCATGTGGGATGGCCTTCTGGGACCAGTTTGGAT GCAAGAACTGATGCAGACCTGAAGAGGCTGTTTAGCCTGGCGGGGATCAAAGAGGAGCATCTGAAAGACCGGGAGATGTCCC CCCAGAATGATATGCCAGAACCACGTTTTAGATGGCGCTCCTTGTCATCTACCAACCTAACACCATCCAAGAGGCAGAATAGCTTTCCTGTTGCATCTCCCCATGCAGCTAAAATACCTATTACAACATTGCCTTCGTCTCCATTTAGTTACATTTCTTCTCTCCGTAGAGTTCCTACTGCTCTACCATCTTCACCTCCGTTCCCATCTTTGAATCTCATACCTTCTCCCCCTACGTTATTGGATGACTTCTCCTCTGTACCTCCTCCAGCTCAAAGCAACAAATTCTCTCCCCCCAGAAGCATCAAAACTAAACCTTCACTAACCGATTCATCAATTCGCCCAGCTATCCCTCCTCGGCCACCTACTCTACCTTCTACTAAAGATTCCACATTAGTTCCTCTGTCACTACCTCCCCTCCCTATGTCTGTCTATAAGTCTTCCTCTGAGTTGTCTTTTCTGTGTCAACCCCAGTCTCAGGCATCATGCCAACACACAAACATGCAACATGGTAGTGTGCCCCTACCACCACCTCCACCCCCTCTTCCTCCCCTTTTGAAGAAACCATCCCCTGAAACAGTGTGCCCGACCTTTCCATCTTATCCTGCCAAAGATCTACACAAATCCCCATTAAAGTGCAGGATGCAGACTGAGAAAATACATTGGGAAATGCCTCAAAGAGAACCATCTCTCTTCCTGGAGCAGATCAGACAGGGTGTACAACTAAAATCT ATTTCCCAGCCCTCAAAAATGGAATCTTCTCAGAACTGCACAATTGTATCTGCACTGATGGCGGTTATACAGAAAAGGCACAAAGCCCTGCACGGCTCTG ATGACGAAACAGATGAAGATGACTGGGAAGATTAG
- the wasll.L gene encoding neural Wiskott-Aldrich syndrome protein isoform X1 codes for MSLFNVLGSIFQVPESRTQNVSIYYSPKESFKGRSLRRKLSKSDIGSPSDFKHLAHVGWPSGTSLDARTDADLKRLFSLAGIKEEHLKDREMSRKIFAVIEKKGGMEAVRKETLRMAQNDMPEPRFRWRSLSSTNLTPSKRQNSFPVASPHAAKIPITTLPSSPFSYISSLRRVPTALPSSPPFPSLNLIPSPPTLLDDFSSVPPPAQSNKFSPPRSIKTKPSLTDSSIRPAIPPRPPTLPSTKDSTLVPLSLPPLPMSVYKSSSELSFLCQPQSQASCQHTNMQHGSVPLPPPPPPLPPLLKKPSPETVCPTFPSYPAKDLHKSPLKCRMQTEKIHWEMPQREPSLFLEQIRQGVQLKSISQPSKMESSQNCTIVSALMAVIQKRHKALHGSDDETDEDDWED; via the exons ATGTCTCTGTTTAATGTGCTGG GTTCTATATTCCAGGTGCCAGAGAGTCGAACGCAGAATGTCTCCATTTATTATTCTCCAAAAGAAAGCTTCAAGGGAAGGTCCctgaggagaaaactgagcaagTCTGATATTGGTTCTCCCAGCGATTTCAA ACACCTGGCCCATGTGGGATGGCCTTCTGGGACCAGTTTGGAT GCAAGAACTGATGCAGACCTGAAGAGGCTGTTTAGCCTGGCGGGGATCAAAGAGGAGCATCTGAAAGACCGGGAGATGTCCCGTAAGATATTTGCAGTTATAGAAAAGAAGGGTGGGATGGAAGCCGTGAGGAAGGAAACTCTTAGAATGG CCCAGAATGATATGCCAGAACCACGTTTTAGATGGCGCTCCTTGTCATCTACCAACCTAACACCATCCAAGAGGCAGAATAGCTTTCCTGTTGCATCTCCCCATGCAGCTAAAATACCTATTACAACATTGCCTTCGTCTCCATTTAGTTACATTTCTTCTCTCCGTAGAGTTCCTACTGCTCTACCATCTTCACCTCCGTTCCCATCTTTGAATCTCATACCTTCTCCCCCTACGTTATTGGATGACTTCTCCTCTGTACCTCCTCCAGCTCAAAGCAACAAATTCTCTCCCCCCAGAAGCATCAAAACTAAACCTTCACTAACCGATTCATCAATTCGCCCAGCTATCCCTCCTCGGCCACCTACTCTACCTTCTACTAAAGATTCCACATTAGTTCCTCTGTCACTACCTCCCCTCCCTATGTCTGTCTATAAGTCTTCCTCTGAGTTGTCTTTTCTGTGTCAACCCCAGTCTCAGGCATCATGCCAACACACAAACATGCAACATGGTAGTGTGCCCCTACCACCACCTCCACCCCCTCTTCCTCCCCTTTTGAAGAAACCATCCCCTGAAACAGTGTGCCCGACCTTTCCATCTTATCCTGCCAAAGATCTACACAAATCCCCATTAAAGTGCAGGATGCAGACTGAGAAAATACATTGGGAAATGCCTCAAAGAGAACCATCTCTCTTCCTGGAGCAGATCAGACAGGGTGTACAACTAAAATCT ATTTCCCAGCCCTCAAAAATGGAATCTTCTCAGAACTGCACAATTGTATCTGCACTGATGGCGGTTATACAGAAAAGGCACAAAGCCCTGCACGGCTCTG ATGACGAAACAGATGAAGATGACTGGGAAGATTAG